The Carassius auratus strain Wakin chromosome 7, ASM336829v1, whole genome shotgun sequence genome contains the following window.
TTCATGACAAGTCTTCAGACACACTtccatgaacatttattttatttattttatttgttctgcACGGATATCACATGGATACAGTACAAGGAGGGGAACGAAACCCAATTGGGTTTATAGAGAGTTCCACTCCACTTGCATGAATAAACAGAAAAAGGCACAGAATGTCAGATTTCAGAATGTCAGATTTCAGAATGTCCCATTAACTGCATGTCTATTGTCAGAAACCGAAGCACCTGTTATAAACCCTCGCTGACTCAGACTGCAGTGGCTGTTGTCTCACAACAAGAAGGTCCCTGGTTCATCCCCCAGCAAGGACAGGAGGCCTTTCTGTGTGGAGTTTGCATGTTCAGTCTGAGAGctacagccctgcagagttttgcttcaaccctaatcaaacacacctgaacaagctcatcaatgtCTGAAGGGTAATTAGATAGCTACAGGCAAGTAAAAAAAATCTCCTGCCAACATtcgctgaaataaaatgtgtagaaataattttcactcagaaattggtTGTACAtcttataattaactataaaataggacactgaatttaatttatctaaaaaaaaaagaaagaaaaaaacacacaacaagtACACCTTTTTTGCATAGGCAAAAAAGGCCTAGTCAAATGAACTGCACAACCAAGCTCATAGGAGACAAGAAAAATGCTGAAAGATCTAAGGATCCTCAGATGCAgcctgtgtgtgttttgcttaagtgaaaaacaatacatttgtgttgtgttttactgtctttctttcagtttcgtttatttatttattctgcaaaatacactttactgtttagctctaaccctaatcaaacacacctatgCCAACTAGTGTCTTCAAGATCATCAGCTGAAATCACAGCTGGGTGAGTTTAATCAAAGCTGGAAATAAGAGTGATATCACCGTCTGCAGGCTAGTTCAGAGATCTCGGGGGAAGAGTGATCTTCGTCAATGAATACTTTAgcacatcaaaatatattttcagcagaggtcaaagtattttttttttcttttttttaatgttaattcatattacttttatatttgtaaatgtaatatgtagtCCATTTTAGATTGTTAAATTAGCTGTATTAACCTGAATTAGAtgttttctattttgtatttaataaatccaTTGATTTAAAATCCCTTttgcatactgtacattttttgaCAATACAGACATTAGTGATGTGTTGACTACATCAGTTTCAGATGTATAATacatgttggtgtttttttccccccaaaatctTAAATTATAGTAACTGAAACATATTCATAGTGaaacagatttattgtttttgaCTAATAGTACAGGCCCTGTGCTGGCAGCCCGCGGGGGGCCTTTGGCTAGCCCTAAATTGCCCTGTAAAGGGCCACCACAGGCTTGTTTGCAAGGTAAGATAGTGGGTCAAATTATATAACAATTACGGATTGTTAACAAGATGAAATAATTAACTGACAACATCTGGAAAGGCATATTTAAGATCAGTAAGCAGAAGCAGTTAATAAAACTTGCTTAATAGTTGGTAAATATAAATAGTGCTCTCATTTTAATCTAATGGCAACAGAAAATCTGTagggtattatttatttatttagtttttaaatatatttgtcaaTCAAAACAGAAGGCTAAATTAAGTGCTGTGAAGGTCAAGAAAAAGTTGTTGGTTAATCAGTTGAAAAGAGGACCTctaaaagtttgttttttcatggtCAAAGTAAGGGATGAAGTAGTGGAATAGTTAAGAATTTTGGaagggttttattgtttttactgaaaCTCATCTTGTTTGCAGGTTTAGATGGAATATCGACACTAACTTCACTGTTAAATTATTATGATAACTGCTAAAGATGGAGCATGAGCAGAGAGTGCTAGCCTTAAAGCCAATGTGAGTTAATTACAGTCTAAAACCTCCAACAAAACTGAGtaactatattaatattttatataagtatttataataatatctgTTATTAATTCTGGAGTGATTTTTCAGGTTGAAGTTTGATGACATGAAACTAGTAATTTTTAAGAGATTTCTAGGACACCAATGGTTTTTAGTAATTGACATTGCTAATGGACTTCTATCAATGCTACTAACTGTTTTGGGGGTTTAACAATGTAAGCGCTATTTCACCAGAAGATTTTGATTGAAGACCTTATTGGCGTATTAGCTGTTGTGAGAtgctaggacacatcatttccaGATAGGCAATGTCCGACACTAGTGATTCTGATGGCAAATACACTTACATGGTCAGGTATGTCAGGAAATCTGTGGACTTCATTGGATTAACATAGTACCATCAATGACAACGTCATTTGAGACTGACATAATTTTTTGGCCAAAATAAACAGTTTATCCTTAAGAGGTTTGAGCCTTATCATAGTGGGAAGAGTTTGCATCAACAGCATGGGCAAATGAAACTTCAGAGAACTTCAGAGAGAGACGGATCTTCAAACTCAAGATGGTTCTTCTGGAAGAACAGAACAGGCTACGGAGACACTTCATGGATAGAGGCGTCCTCAGCTACAAAAGAGTTATCAGTCATTTTATATTGCTGACATGAGACAAGCTGTATTATTATTGAATTCTATATATCTTCAGAGCAGAGAGACATGACTGGAAAAATACCAAGACACTAActgttttgaattttgtgcttTCATTTTTAACATACAGGGGTGTTTTTAAGTCATTTATTTCTCATAGATATATAATTGTCATGCTCAAAAGTCTGGTCAAGTCATGTGATCAGTATTCAATGATTTATCCATGGCtaggataaaaaaattaaatcttctGCTCTTCACTGGATTTTTCTCTCAGTCAGCTTCTTCTCTGATAGAAGACTGTTAATACAGTTTTTGGTACAAGACGGGGTTGATGGGGTTAATTTTCTGGCATGAAGGCGTGATCTAACAATGGTAAGCAGACATGTGTAAGCAAGTGAGATTTGTGGCAGATTAATGTACAGGTAGGTGAAGTTTGAAAATTGAAAAGCCCAAGATGCCTGGCACAGATGCAGTCATAGGCTGTTTCCTCACATGTTCATGCTCTTCTAAGTAAACAATTTGGGAACATTTCCATATCCAGTTTTTGGAACATTTTTTAAGCAAATGATTTAAACAAAACATGCTGTgaataagaaaaaacaaatggTTTTCTTAGAAGTGAACACCAGTAGTACAAATGCAAATTGCATAGAGTGGCAAAGATGCTATAGGAGCTAATGtgaatattcacattttaaagATAGCTTTGCATCTTCTAGAGACAGATCCTCTCATCATGTCGGAAGAGATGGTGTAGGTGTGCTTTCAGGGAGATTTGACAGGTGTCCTTCATGCATAAAAGAACAAAAGGCAAATGTTTATTGAAATTGAGAAGTCTATAGGATGGGATAgaaaagacacatttaaaaagagcaagggaaacacaaaagatgaaacaacgTAATATCCCATATAAAGGTTGGGAAAACATATAAACCACTTCTGTGGCgccattattattatacaatttttttttttttttttttttttggaactttatttttgtgtgtgtaaacaaatatattttccagctccagaaagagagaaaagtggGTGGAGAACTAATCATGTGACTCTGACGTTACTTGAACTACTATATTTCTACCAGAAGCAACATTATTCACACCTCCaactcctcaaaaaaaaaaaaaaaaaaacagaccgaaTCACAAATCGCCTGAAATGAACATGAGAGTTTTCTACAAGAGTCTGTTGTTTTTACTGGGTGAGTAACACATACAATTGTTATCATATTTTAGTGACCTACCGTCCGTTTTCAgcttcttctttcagaaacatttaagaaaaacagaagaatctattgtttataatttacattatctAAACACccttaaagaaaataattttactggAGAAGCTAAATTATATAAGACGCATACATGAATTTAGAGATTATACTCAAATTTacctaaatagaaatatttgtaaaGAATAAATCAAACAAAGTATAGGTTTAtgctaataaaacaaaaaacaaacaaacaaaaatttgaaTTGCTAAATACTGAGCACCATTCTGTGATTGTCATTTCAAGGGTTTTTCTCAGTTCAGACGAAGACAGAAATAGAAGGTGAGATTTTgtgagatttttctttttttgtgtgagtATACATAATTGTAATAAACAGTTGTAATTGTACATAAGGTTCTCTCTTGAATGTATTACAGTGAATGTAGCAGCATGGGGAAAAGCCGATCAGTCGACAACATATGAAAACTGTGATGCTCAAAGAGCACTGGATGGGATAAACTACACTTTTACTCATACAGAAGAAAAGAGTAACCCGTGGTGGAAGCTGGACCTGACGAAGACGTACAGTGTGAACAGAGTGACCATCACTAACAGACTCGACTGCTGTAGTTACAGGATAGATGGGGCAGAGATTCGGGTTGGAAACGAATCTTCAGATCTTAACAGGAACCCAATGTGAGTGTTTCTGATATACAGTAGTCTGTGTGTGCCTCATATACTGActatttgcaggtgttttgacttCTGTATGTTACCAGTGGTGTTTGCAGTCCAGTGAGTAAGTCAGTGAAGGATTTGTCTTATTGATTCTAACTGGTCGCTctcatctttttttcatttagatgACTCATACAACTCATTTGTTCCTGAATCAGACTAGGCTTGTGTGTTTATTCCTTAACAGAAAGAgatcataaatataataatagcagtaaaaataataaaaaatagtgtaAAACATCTGTTACATAAGCTGGGGGAAGTATCCAGTTGTAAAATATGCATTGTATTGTAAAAGAAAGagttatttatattaaacacatttagGGATATGAGAATAAAATACAAGTGAAAAGTTATACTTCTAATGAGGAACAATCACATGAAGTCACTCTTTCTTCTTCATCTTTCTCCAGATGTGCTGTAGTTTCTACTATTCCAGCAGGAGCTACCTACAGCTACTCGTGTGGTGGGATGGAGGGACGTTACGTTATTGTGGATATTCCTGGAACTTCAAAGATTCTTACTCTCTGTGAAGTGGGAGTCTATGCAATTGGTGCGGTTGGTGCATTGAAGAACTAAATTTTAATATTAGAAACAGTTTTAGTTAGATGCCAGATAATTATATTAGCccatattgtaagatattattctggataataattttttttaaatagataatgGTTTTCCCATGattctgaaaacaaaatattAGACAACCATCTCTTCCTCTGGATCACCGGCAGCGCAAAATTAGCTTTAAATATTCTAATCCAAAATGTGATTCACTGTCATTTAAAAGGTTTATGACAGCAGAATTGTCATTTAGGAATAAGATCACATGTATTTTAATCAAGATCGCAATCTTTTAAAGATTAACCATACATACATAAGAGCCTATAGCTTATGTATAGTTTTAGCCTATCATAGACTATTTGCACCAGAGCTCAAAGTTAACTCGGCCTTGACTGATAATGTTCTTTGATAAGGTTCTTTGTTCTCTTTCTGTAAAATGAAATAGCTATTATTCGTAActtataacgttttttttttattattattattaaattcatattaaatgcaaagacagtcatattaaaaatattttatgacgtGACACCCACATCTGGTACTTAACTAACAAATATTTGAGAatcaatatatttcattatatagatTACACGGCtggaaatattttgaataaaataaactaaataaaaaataaatgaataaaaccaaTTAGCCTACATCAGTTTAAGTGCTGCGGATATTGTAGACTTGATGCATGTTATGTTTCTATTGTTTGCATTTAGCATTTGCCTTTCCCTTTTATGCATTTTCACCCTTGTGTGTACTTTTAGGTCCATTTTCCGAAGAAGACTCTTGTGAAGATGAAACTTAAGTTTGAGTCTGTCTGAACCTCCAGCTCCAGTCACCGGTGAGAGAGGGAAACATACAGAAATCTGAAATCAAATCACATTGATTCCAGTTTTAAAAGATCTGCTCATTTCCGCTTCAGTCTGTTTTGGTGGAAGAGGGATTTCTGACGTGAAGAAagagatgatgatggtgatggggGAACCTAAATTCTCTTCAGATCAGCTTTGATGTTCTTAATTTAAATGCTGGAATTTTCTCAATTCCTCAATGTTGATCACAATAAAGCTGTATGTAATGATTGAAACGACTGATTTCTGATCCAATttccagtttatacgtggcaaactaaacacaacgtgcaaaacaaaaactcatgatcttcagtcaggcaggtgtgtgatgccatactgtcaatgtcctcgtcttgtagttgtggcattgctatgttctattcgtgacaacatatgctctccactacggttggcatctcacaacacttgctactaaaacaccaccaattttgaagagatctctgtctctctgaggcttgaagacgtgctgctgcagcgGATGCTTCCTCCatcgctcctgagtacttgatctgtgtattctggttcaaataaatatggttgtgaaaaaattCAATGTTGTCTGTTGATATATCGAGATTCTCTTTGATTGTGAATTCCTgtatgtctaaatatgtttagatcttcacagtgaaatgCAACACTTTCGAAATCTGTATAAACAATGAGTGACGAACACGCATGAGAGATCACTTCCTGTGCTTTCTGTCGCTTGCGCAAACTAAGCCAGAACACGCGCACACGTCAAACACTAGGAAGCGCgcgcgccctcagatcacttggacgTGGTTGCGTATAAgaggtaaaaataatataaatactgttcgttttctcacacaaaccgctcgtttcgtgtcttagaccatcaatgtgtacttatgatggggaattgtttaatttggacttctctgtgcatgctctttgaggtggtgaccatagacctgcattatatgactgacagacaagaatGGTTTGACGTAAAAATGTATGCACTATGTTTGCAATCAGTGTATCGCTTAAttttgtcctgtttttatttttcacattctcATGGACTGCAGAAAGATCACATTTGCCCTCATCATGCAAAGGCAGGATGTTAAGCTTGGTTCATATCTTTCTCCCATACATAAGTTCATGATGACACACCTGTAGTAGCATGAATAGTTGCCCGGTACACCTGAAGCCACTCTGTGACAGCTCTGTTCCATGGTTGTGAGTGCAGAATTGCTGTCTGGATGCAGAGCGCAGTCTCGTGGGtgccccccggcctgcgaggggcgatgggggtatgtggtgAGTGGggttaatatttcattttgacCCAACTTTAGTCATCTTCTCCATATTTATTCTATATTGATTAAATTCTTCTCTGAACTCTTCTCAAAGATTATTCTCAGTGTAGTGATACTGGTGCTCAGGTGCCTGGTGAGGTTGAGGATCAGTGTTTTGATATTGCCCACCTTTGTGATGATGACGTCCAGCCATCATGGAGAATGCTTAATTTGTCAGAGAAATTAGCTGTaagtctaaaaaaaagaaaagaaaaaaaaaaccttttctgtAAATCTAATTATTTGTGAATGTATTAAATCTGAGATCATAAATGGATGAAACATACTTCTATTAAATATGTGTTTGCTGTGTTAACATATTGTTGGGTCATCCATTCATTGTTTGTAATTGTAtaattcattatttgtatttaattttcttcttatttttttcttcttatttactTTTCCAGATAAttgattattgtatttaattttatctattttttttttttctaaaatgagtATGCCAGACCTGGTATGCTTGTTGTATGTCATTGAACTTGTACATGACAAATAAAATCTTGCATCTTGAATTCATAGATATTTAAAATtaggataaaataataatttgacactGTAGATATCAAATGCTTCAGtgcaaaataaatcatataaataattaCTGTGTTTAATTGCTATGGTGTGAAATTCTAGAGAAGAGATTTACAGCCACTCAAATCACTTGGGACAAGAGCAaattctttacaaatattttagttttaaaaacatcaccaattaatatatattttttataattcaaagttatttttgtttgttttagtttttgctGCGATACAGTATTGATGCCACTCATAACATGCCACTCATAGTATAAGTAGCCTTAACTGCACatgtgaaaagaaacaaaaaataaataagtagcaCGCATATTGTTGAAAAGTTTCAGAAAGAGTCACCATACTGTATGTAGTGCTGCAAATGGGGAAAGTATaaagcaaaacttttttttgtttttgtcagtgtACCATTGAAGAAAAACTCCAGTAAATCCTGCGATATAcagttattcattttaaaactaaattattttaaatttacaatatattactgGTTAGTATAGTAATATAGTAGATATTCTCTCTGGCTCTCAACGAAGGCGGTCgcattttctctccctctcctctaCTTTGCTCCTCTTGCCTCGTATACTCTGAGAGACTCTTTCACTGCTCTCCAACTAAAAATCATGGATTTGATAACTGGTCTCTCAAAGCAATTGACACCATCTTTTGGGTTCAGGGGAACCTGACTACCCTGTCGGAACGTTCGCAGGTGACTACATGATGGACACGTGTTGACTCTGTCTGGGACCTGAACAAGGCtatctccatggcaacttgctctGACGCTATCACAATCTGCGGACAATCTGCTGAGGCACCTAGATTGAATcgcaactctccaggcctacaaatacacaaactctaaTACACACAAAGATACAGATATGCATTCATCCCCAACCTCCCCCCATCCCTCGCCTTCGACGCTTTGTACCGCTAGTCTGTCAAGCTGTCAAGCTGCTTGGAGAGCAGACGTCAAGATGCATACAGCTTACTAGAGCTGGGTGATACTGAAGGGGCGTTCGTGGAGTTCCTGCAGTAGAATATATCAAGTTTGATCCTCGTGTTGTGGGTGTACTCGGTGGTTAGAGGGTGGTAAAGATGAATGTGTTTGCTCTTTCTTTCCTCATTGTAGTTTTTTGTACCCGTTATATCTTTTTGGGTTAATTCAATTGGTAAATAAAACACCATATTTACGTAAAACCAGTTTCTTCAAcccaaagtgtttttttcttttttttaatttttttttttttattattgttcccAACCTTCTATGGACTCTTCACTTGAGGTTCGTAACAATTTGGGGGCTCGTGCGGGATCTGGTTTTCCAAACACTTTGGGTTGCATGGAACAAAGTTGTAAGTAGTTGTCGTTGGTGTTGCAATAGTTTTGTGATGGGGTTTCACTGTCCAGTCTTTCCAGAGAAGAACCTTTCCCCAGCTAGTTAGAAGTGTCTAGCTAGGTTGTCCTGCAGTCTTTCCATTGGGCACTTGGCTGTTATTTTTCCTTTATTATATTCAGGATGAATCCTGTGTGGGGTAGAGATCCCTGTCGGGAGGAGGTTTTTGGGGCTCTGGCCACAGAAGTTTGCCTTTAAAGTTGCCTCGAGCCTGGCAAGTCCCAGAAGACAGATTAGGCTAAATTTTGGGTAGGCAGGTCCTGTGGGTGGGTTATTCTTTTGTGAAAGCTGGTTTACTcttttactaaataaaaacacacttgaACCGGAATTTGAATGTTATCACTTAAATGATTGTATTTActtgaattttgaatttttttgcaaAGGAGCTTGTGGGAAAGACAGTCTCGGTTTATTGTGGTAATTGGTATACTCTGATAAAAAGAGATTTGATTAAGTGTTACTGGATTAAATTGTTGTGGAAATGACTGTGTTAGGAGAATTATAAGCCTTTTGTaaactttgaacagtagtttgttttgggttttctttttctttttttctggtgcCCATAATTGCCTCAAAAACCAACACATTTCagaatttccttttattttactCAACATTTTATACTGCTCACATAATTACATACTCATTACCAATATGGCCACAACTCCTCCTTCACATTTGTCTGTGGAAATTGAGCCCCCCACCCAGACATAGCAGCTCCAGTTTGGCCACCTGTGCAACCAAGACCAGTTCCTCCACCTCATGTTCCCACTTATCACTTCACGCCCACTCAGTTCCTCATCCCAGGTCTCATGTGCATTTTGCCCCTGCCCCTCCACATGGCACCACTTCATTCCAGCCAGATCCTATGAAACTCTGCACCTTCACTGAAACTTCACCACCTTCCTCAGTGTCACAGCAGTGCCTGCCAGGCCACCTTGCCACTCCTGAAAAGGAAATTAATCAGCTTACTGCTCATGTACAAATGAACTGGGATTATTTGTTTGATTGCTTGAAGCAACATGATCAAGCAGTGAACAATCTTTCCCAAGAAGTCACAAAACATTGTATGATACTTTACTTGTAACTCTGACTGCAATAATATAATCTAATCACCAGCAATTGTTGAACACGATAGCTGCACATAAACAGGATGAAGAAGGGAGCACAGATCAATTAATTAAAGCTATTAATGGTGACAAAAGAACTCCAGAAAAGTGTAGGTACAGTAATTTCAGAAGTTCGTTTTATGGTGGAACAAGTTCAGCTGGAACTGCAGaaggacacacaaaaaaaaacaactcctGAAAGGACTGTGAACAGCTTTCCAAAGAGATTAATCATTGTAGCACTCAGTTGTATGCCCTAAGCCAAGATTCCAAATATCTGCAACTGGAAATTAGTAATCATTTCAAACCACCTGATAAAATAGTGTCAGACCAACCAAGACATGCCCCATTACCATCTCACCACACCGTACCATCTTCATCTCCACCTTCACTGGCTGCACCCATATCGCACCATATACCTGCTGTCAAAAGTGATCATTTGAAGTTAACTTTTCCAATGTTCGGAAGGCCCTCAGATGACTCTGACCCAACGTTATACTTAACACGCTGTCAGTTAAGTAATCAATAACACAGCATAAATattgctgacttacctctatccactgACGGTTAATCAGCATTCGGTTTGCTCTGTCTGCCATACTATCACAATTTCCCATCTAATGAAGAGATCCATACCGGGGATTTTTTCAGATCTGCCACAATTTGCCGGCCCTATTATCACTACTACCCCGCCTAACACGACTGCCGAGCTCCAAGCGTTATCACGACAGCTGCTCTTCTTGATCAGCCACACGTTGGCCAATAGACCATGCAAGGCCCCGAGCTCGCCTCGTTAGACACCACCATTGTCCCACTCAAGACCCAGCTCTCCTCAAGCACTGGATCGCAGCAGCAGGCATTCAACAAGCCCGAGTCGCACCCCAGATCTCACTGCAGCAAAGCCTCATTCGCTTCCTAACATGGCTCAGCCTTCCACCGCGGCTTTTCCAGCCACATCACAGTTTGAGGCCACCTCCACTAGCGAAGCAGACTGTGGGTTGCAAATCAATACATTGTCAGGTGAATATGCTAAATGCAGGTTTCACGGTAATATTTCGTTAAACAACATCATGAGGTAATTCTGTTTGATGACGATGCcatttttaaccacgaagccaaggcattTTTTTCCAGAGTCGTCATCCACACTGTATTGTCTTACATTTGCCTTACTGTACATGTTTAAACCTCACCGAGCATGCACgcaaagtaaatatctttagaatctGCGTGAAAGTTGAATAGCAAATAACTGCAAATTAACATTACTGCTATAAACATATCTATCGATACAAtgttttacaagactaaacatgtttcattgttttcaaagcctctgtttccacagtccatactacaatgTGAAAACAGCATTCCTATTTATCCACTCTGGAGAGCGTGTAAAAAGGCTAAATGGCCAAAATGAGAGGAAGATATGCTTTTCCAACAAGAACATATTAATGTGGCAAGGCTTGAGGAATCGTCAAATCAGCCAACCAATTGCTAAGCCggcaacacagtaggctacccaggcATTTTTAGCTTGTCCcgtcaaatgttactaacctttCTATGTTCCCACAGCCAACAaatacagcagccgaagcaaacACGAAGCTGCTTCTACTTCTAACAATTTCCCGTAGATaccagtatttccatcctgttactccTAATCCCCTTTTTACTTTTCAGCGTCCTCCAGCTCCCGTAGCAGACATTAGCATAAGGCTGcctctgctagcagtgcaggctgcataggttcttcaagacatcacatACCCCTTTTCTTATAACTCCCGCCACTACCACAGCCTGCAGCCCCACAGTCTAACCCCAGTTCGAAGCTGCCTCCGATGCCCGCCATTCACCCTCTCTTTCCCCCTCTTTCTTACACTTCCGGAGCCGTCTCAAGCATGGGCATCCCTCTGCAAGCGTTGAGCATGTCTCCGCAGGCGTCTCAAGCAGCTATTTTTCCTCCTCCTCTCATGCTCCTCTTTACTTCTCTATGTTCTGTCACACCCTAACCATCCTTTCGAACACCACCCACTGTAGCCAGCAACATCAGGGCACAGATTTTGACAGAAGGCAGAGGGCTCCAAGACCTATTAGCGATCAGACCGATTAGATACCAAAGAAGCTCACCGAACCCTCATCAGCCAACCCCTTTAATGAGTAAACCCCAGTAGCCGCTCTTGCAGGAGCATTTTCTGTCCTTCCCTACTGCCACAACAGTTCTCAATACTGCAGAAgcctctattaaaaaaaaaaaaaaaaaaaaaacgctttacACTATTCTCCAATCAGTTTCACGTAGTCACGAACCACTATTCATTGACGAATCAGCAGCCCCAAAAGGCCTCTCCAAGCAGCAGATCCATACTCTTGGAAGATGGTCTTCAGAAGCATACCAAAGCTATTTCAAAACTAACCAG
Protein-coding sequences here:
- the LOC113105475 gene encoding fucolectin-like — its product is MNMRVFYKSLLFLLGFFSVQTKTEIEVNVAAWGKADQSTTYENCDAQRALDGINYTFTHTEEKSNPWWKLDLTKTYSVNRVTITNRLDCCSYRIDGAEIRVGNESSDLNRNPICAVVSTIPAGATYSYSCGGMEGRYVIVDIPGTSKILTLCEVGVYAIGPFSEEDSCEDET